The following are encoded together in the Arcticibacterium luteifluviistationis genome:
- a CDS encoding PhoPQ-activated pathogenicity-related family protein codes for MKKSVLKLVLSLLLITTISNTIYAQIITPETALKSYINNGDKTYDWELKDSTVLGNVTAYHLLLTSQKWREYTWRHQLTIFIPKNRLYDGALLFITGGSNKEEQPNWTNSDGLWMPLAQTALKSKAVVALIRQVPNQPIYGNLKEDALISYTFHQFKKDKDYSWPLLFPMVKSAIRSMDAIQEFSKQKVNFDVNNFVIAGASKRGWTTWLTSAIDDKRVKAIAPMVIDMLNMPATLNYQYTTYGEYSAEIEDYVKLGIPQGTETEDGKALSTMIDPFSYRKDMTVPKMIFIGTNDPYWTADAIKHYFGEIPGKNMIHYVPNAGHDLGGGKQAFEALRAFFSSTIMDKTYPVSTWTTNNTSGGVELLVNPAQDDLLGATLWQTTSSDQDFRNNLWMSKKIKLNDLPNIKLTQEYPKKGFQAFYVDMKYKSPTGGTYTVSTRVFVTDGAKVL; via the coding sequence ATGAAAAAGAGTGTTCTAAAACTTGTACTTAGTTTATTGCTAATAACAACTATCAGCAATACTATTTATGCCCAAATAATCACACCTGAAACAGCATTAAAAAGTTATATCAACAATGGTGACAAAACCTATGACTGGGAGTTAAAAGACTCTACTGTTTTAGGAAATGTGACAGCCTACCATCTACTTCTAACCTCACAGAAATGGCGAGAATATACATGGCGACATCAGCTAACTATATTTATTCCTAAAAATAGACTTTACGACGGAGCCTTACTCTTTATTACTGGTGGCTCAAACAAAGAAGAACAACCGAACTGGACAAATTCAGATGGTCTCTGGATGCCTTTGGCACAAACTGCTTTAAAGAGCAAAGCGGTAGTAGCTCTTATTAGGCAAGTACCAAACCAACCAATTTATGGGAACTTGAAAGAAGATGCTCTAATTTCATACACCTTTCACCAGTTTAAAAAAGATAAAGATTACTCATGGCCACTACTATTTCCTATGGTAAAATCGGCTATTCGAAGTATGGATGCAATCCAGGAATTTTCGAAACAAAAAGTAAATTTTGATGTCAATAATTTTGTCATCGCAGGAGCTTCAAAAAGAGGCTGGACCACTTGGTTAACTTCCGCAATTGACGACAAACGCGTGAAAGCCATTGCTCCAATGGTGATAGATATGCTCAACATGCCAGCTACTTTAAATTATCAATACACCACTTATGGCGAATACAGTGCTGAAATAGAAGATTACGTGAAATTAGGAATTCCACAGGGAACCGAAACGGAAGATGGCAAGGCTCTTTCCACTATGATAGACCCTTTTTCTTACCGTAAAGACATGACAGTACCAAAAATGATTTTCATTGGAACCAATGACCCTTATTGGACTGCGGATGCCATTAAACATTATTTTGGTGAAATTCCAGGCAAAAATATGATTCACTATGTGCCAAATGCCGGCCATGATCTTGGTGGTGGTAAACAAGCCTTTGAAGCTTTAAGAGCTTTTTTTTCAAGCACAATTATGGACAAAACCTATCCTGTGAGCACATGGACCACAAACAATACTAGTGGCGGTGTTGAACTCTTGGTAAATCCCGCTCAAGATGACCTACTTGGAGCAACATTGTGGCAAACCACATCAAGTGATCAAGACTTTAGAAATAATTTATGGATGAGTAAAAAAATCAAACTCAATGATTTACCAAATATCAAATTAACTCAAGAATATCCGAAAAAAGGGTTTCAGGCATTTTATGTTGATATGAAATATAAAAGTCCTACTGGTGGTACATATACAGTAAGCACACGGGTTTTTGTGACCGACGGTGCTAAAGTATTATAA
- a CDS encoding photosystem II biosynthesis protein: MKGKKLWFSMLLVGMSLGTAWAIRGQFGHEQGAAWAGAIGSLSILLVAKRKDWLSKAFSVALAGGIGWGLGGMMSYGMVVGYGRATDFINVYYGLLMLFVIGGLYGFIGGGFFGFALLNSKKTKVNWSRLIVEMVVSGLVFYFFMIEQLGWNMTPPRAEHWAICFGLGVALTAHLIRNKQYAPLRVAVFAGLGGGFGFAFGNFLHVLGRVSEIDFNFWNVMEYSLGFFGGLGMAYGAFTATWEANEEEESGNTELLSLLGVSLLIPFIVWQQSFTSDRISSMLEKVNFSNLSLGVNITLWFSLVLILAFSVLSYRRIKALNTGKFPYLEIKVFFVGIFAIYIIFSWLITGAFLSTYRIEQYLYLVNFIVIVLLINRAEVSFDNSHSTSHSIINVKSWLWGFVGVVILIALFAVVAINTHGEMDHSQKRFGVEERAVKSE, translated from the coding sequence ATGAAAGGTAAGAAATTGTGGTTTAGTATGCTTTTGGTTGGCATGTCTTTAGGAACAGCTTGGGCTATTCGTGGTCAGTTTGGTCATGAGCAAGGTGCGGCTTGGGCAGGAGCTATTGGTTCTTTAAGTATTTTGTTAGTTGCCAAACGAAAGGATTGGCTTTCAAAAGCTTTCTCTGTTGCACTTGCTGGTGGAATAGGGTGGGGTTTAGGAGGCATGATGAGTTATGGAATGGTGGTGGGTTATGGACGTGCTACCGATTTTATTAATGTCTATTATGGTCTATTAATGCTCTTCGTTATAGGTGGACTTTACGGTTTTATAGGTGGTGGTTTTTTCGGTTTTGCACTTTTAAATTCTAAAAAAACAAAAGTGAATTGGTCCAGGTTAATTGTAGAAATGGTAGTTAGTGGTCTTGTTTTTTACTTTTTCATGATAGAACAACTGGGCTGGAATATGACGCCACCAAGAGCTGAACATTGGGCCATTTGTTTCGGATTAGGCGTAGCACTTACTGCACATCTAATTAGAAATAAACAATATGCACCACTGCGTGTTGCGGTTTTTGCAGGTTTAGGTGGTGGTTTTGGCTTTGCTTTTGGTAATTTTCTTCATGTGCTAGGTCGAGTATCAGAAATAGATTTTAATTTCTGGAATGTAATGGAGTACTCATTAGGCTTTTTTGGTGGCCTGGGAATGGCTTATGGAGCTTTTACAGCTACATGGGAAGCAAATGAAGAAGAGGAGTCTGGAAATACGGAATTGCTATCCTTGCTAGGTGTATCGTTGCTTATTCCATTTATAGTTTGGCAACAATCTTTTACCTCTGACCGTATCAGTTCTATGCTTGAAAAAGTCAATTTTTCAAATTTGAGTTTAGGAGTCAATATTACTCTGTGGTTTTCTTTAGTCTTGATTTTAGCCTTTTCGGTGCTATCTTATAGAAGAATCAAAGCTTTAAATACTGGTAAGTTTCCATACTTAGAGATCAAGGTTTTCTTTGTCGGTATTTTTGCCATTTATATTATTTTTTCTTGGCTTATCACTGGAGCATTTTTGAGTACTTATCGTATTGAACAATACCTCTATTTGGTCAATTTTATTGTCATTGTTTTACTCATCAATAGAGCCGAGGTCTCTTTTGATAATAGCCATTCCACTTCGCACAGTATTATTAATGTAAAAAGTTGGCTTTGGGGATTTGTTGGGGTAGTTATTTTGATTGCTCTGTTTGCTGTTGTTGCTATAAATACGCACGGCGAAATGGATCATTCTCAGAAAAGATTTGGAGTGGAGGAAAGAGCTGTAAAATCAGAGTAG